In the Limanda limanda chromosome 10, fLimLim1.1, whole genome shotgun sequence genome, one interval contains:
- the LOC133012321 gene encoding protein NYNRIN-like, giving the protein MSFLGMTSYCRQWIPHYAEIEAPLSAIVYGKGLTANNRVTWTTEAEKAFVDLKLAMQSPPTLGLPDCTRRFTQTVDERGGYMTSVLLQDHGGRLRPVAYFSSRLDSVAAGLPTCLRAVAAAEKAVIASRDVVGYADLTLLVPHAVSMILLEQKTSHLSTARWLRYNTVLLEMPNITIKRCTVLNPATLLPTPGDGEPHDCVAVITEICSPRPDLQDVPLVNADMELFVDGSASRDPATSRNQVGFAVTTLYDTIIAEPLPSQYSAQAAELVALTEACKYARDKSVNIFTDSRYAWGVAHDFGRLWANRKFLTSTGKPITHHTLVAALLDAVLLPKLIAICKCEAHTRELDSVSRGNARADIAAKAAAKRSLPVNDAFVLDVPVTPNADLQELQARATPEEKVVWKKAGCSVTDGIWCGPDGKPCLPKYLFPYYAKLIHGKDHVSKGGMQADIQKYWFTKGFSNYSKKFCQKCVICATNNIGRGIHTAQSAHPAPNEPFDHLQMDFIELTPSEGKKYCLVVVDMFSKWVEAFPSSKQDSSAVAKALLGEFIPRWGIPRKISSDNGTPFVSAALKSVGEYLGIDMRQHCAYHPASGGAVERENGTLKNKLVKCCEETGLTWTKALPIVLMYMRSRVRSKNGLSPYEILFSRPMETGIGPVKRQLPQTSQCEDEMLRYCVNLSSVLLDIHRQVKDALPKSIDGELHDLKPGDWIVVKDLRRKSWRARRWNGPYQVLLTTQTAVKVAERATWVHASHCKRVPEPGEDSSGQNVR; this is encoded by the coding sequence aTGAGTTTTTTAGGGATGACTTCGTATTGTCGGCAATGGATTCCACATTATGCTGAAATAGAGGCACCACTATCAGCAATTGTGTATGGAAAAGGCCTCACTGCAAATAACAGAGTCACCTGGACAACTGAAGCTGAGAAAGCTTTTGTTGATTTGAAGTTAGCTATGCAATCTCCTCCGACATTAGGACTACCAGACTGTACCAGGCGCTTTACACAGACTGTGGATGAAAGAGGCGGGTATATgacatctgtgctgctgcaggaccaTGGGGGACGACTGAGACCGGTAGCTTATTTTTCCTCACGACTTGACTCTGTGGCAGCAGGACTCCCAACTTGTCTTAGGGCTGTAGCAGCTGCTGAGAAAGCTGTGATTGCATCACGTGATGTTGTGGGTTATGCTGATTTGACGTTACTGGTGCCACATGCTGTTTCAATGATTTTGCTTGAACAAAAAACTTCTCACCTTTCAACAGCTAGATGGCTCAGATATAATACAGTGTTACTTGAAATGCCAAACATCACTATTAAGAGGTGCACTGTTCTTAACCCCGCTACTCTCCTCCCTACACCAGGTGATGGAGAGCCACATGATTGTGTTGCAGTAATAACTGAAATTTGTTCTCCCAGACCAGATTTACAGGATGTACCACTGGTGAATGCAGACATGGAGCTGTTTGtggacggctcagcatcaaggGATCCAGCAACTAGTAGAAACCAAGTGGGTTTTGCAGTAACAACTTTGTATGATACAATCATAGCTGAACCACTCCCATCACAGTATTCTGCACAAGCTGCAGAATTAGTTGCATTGACTGAAGCATGCAAATATGCAAGAGACAAGAGTGTCAACATCTTCACTGATAGTAGATACGCATGGGGTGTGGCACATGATTTTGGCAGACTTTGGGctaatagaaagtttttaacctCTACAGGTAAACCCATTACACACCATACCCTGGTTGCTGCTCTTCTTGATGCTGTGTTGCTACCTAAACTGATTGCAATCTGTAAATGTGAAGCGCATACTAGGGAACTTGACTCAGTTTCACGGGGAAATGCAAGAGCAGATATTGCTGCAAAGGCTGCAGCGAAACGTAGCCTGCCAGTTaatgatgcttttgttttggatgTGCCCGTGACACCTAATGCTGATTTACAGGAGCTGCAAGCGAGGGCAACACCAGAGGAGAAGGTTGTTTGGAAGAAAGCAGGCTGTTCTGTTACTGACGGAATTTGGTGTGGGCCAGATGGAAAACCTTGTTTACCTAAATATCTGTTTCCTTATTATGCTAAGTTGATACACGGTAAAGACCATGTGTCAAAGGGGGGAATGCAAGCAGATATACAGAAGTATTGGTTTACAAAAGGATTTTCAAACTACTCAAAAAAATTCTGTcagaaatgtgtaatttgtgCTACGAATAATATTGGTAGAGGAATCCATACTGCACAAAGTGCACATCCAGCACCAAACGAACCATTTGATCATTTACAGATGGATTTTATTGAACTAACACCAAGCGAGGGAAAGAAGTACTGTCTTGTTGTGGTTGACATGTTTTCCAAATGGGTAGAGGCTTTTCCCTCATCGAAACAGGATTCTTCAGCAGTGGCAAAGGCACTTCTGGGGGAATTCATTCCTCGGTGGGGAATCCCAAGAAAGATATCCAGTGATAATGGTACTCCATTTGTAAGCGCAGCTTTAAAGAGTGTTGGTGAGTATTTGGGTATCGATATGCGACAACATTGTGCTTACCATCCTGCTAGTGGAGGAGCAGTGGAAAGAGAAAACggcacattgaaaaacaaactggtcaaATGCTGTGAGGAAACAGGGCTGACATGGACAAAGGCATTACCTATTGTTTTAATGTACATGAGATCTAGAGTGAGAAGTAAGAATGGTTTGAGTCCTTATGAGATTCTCTTTTCACGTCCAATGGAGACAGGAATTGGTCCTGTTAAAAGGCAGCTTCCTCAGACCAGTCAATGTGAAGATGAAATGTTGCGATATTGTGTAAAtctttcctctgttctccttgATATCCACAGGCAGGTGAAAGACGCCCTACCAAAATCCATAGACGGTGAACTGCATGAtttgaaaccaggagactggattgtggtGAAGGACCTGAGGAGGAAAAGCTGGAGAGCACGCCGGTGGAACGGGCCCTATCAAGTTCTTCTCACCACGCAGACGGCAGTGAAGGTCGCAGAGAGGGCAACCTGGGTACATGCAAGCCATTGCAAGAGGGTACCTGAGCCAGGAGAGGATTCTTCAGGACAGAACGTGCGTTGA